Genomic segment of Wolbachia endosymbiont (group A) of Longitarsus flavicornis:
TTGATATTGCATCGCCAATTGACTCACACTCAATTGCTTTTATTCCTATGTTATTGGCTTTTTCCCTAATCAAGTTTGTATTTGTTGCTTTGGGCTCAGATTTAACACAAACCGCACATAATAACTTGATATATGGTTTTAAGTGTTCTAAGAACTCTTCCACATTTCTGTTACGAGTAACACCAAAAATTATATAGATACCTTCAGCAAAATTATCTTTTATCCACTGAAATAGCACTCTAGCACCATCATTATTGTGCGCACCATCTAAAAATAATTGCCAATCTTTTGGTAATAAAGAAATTAAATTGCCCTCTTTTATACGCTCCAGTCGTGCAGGCCAATAAGTGCACTGTAAACCTGAAGTGATATCCTCTTCTCCAATATCAAATCCATATTTTCCACTCAAAATGCTACATGCTGCAATAGCATTGCCTGCATTAATTATTTGGTGATCACCCTTTAAAGACGGCAAAGGAAATTCTATTGATTGAATAGCTGATTGGAAAACCATTTTGTTGTTCTTTTTTTTGCAATTCCATTCAAAACCTCCTCTATATAAGGGAGATTTCTTATTTATTGCGTGGTATTCTAGCGTGTTCATTATAGATTTTTCTTGTGGTGCTATCACGCAAGGAACATTAGGTTTCATTATTCCAGCCTTTTCACCTGCTATAATTTCTATAGTAGGGCCAAGATATTCCGTATGATCAAGTGCAATGGAAGTAATTATTGTTAAAATCGGACTATCTATAACATTTGTTGTATCAAGTCTTCCACCCATACCCACTTCAATTAAAGTTATATCGGCTTTATGACGAGAAAAAGCTAAAAAAGCTGCAATAGTTGCAGCTTCAAACAGAGTGATAGGTTGTTCTGCAATTACGGCACGGCATTCTTCTAACAAGCTATATAATTCATTATCGTC
This window contains:
- a CDS encoding folylpolyglutamate synthase/dihydrofolate synthase family protein; translated protein: MIYMPHWPKPLGSRPNDFSLDRIKSFLSKLDNPEKKVPPVIHIAGTNGKGSTLAFIRYIMQAAGYKVHAYTSPHLVNFNERIVIAGSYIDDNELYSLLEECRAVIAEQPITLFEAATIAAFLAFSRHKADITLIEVGMGGRLDTTNVIDSPILTIITSIALDHTEYLGPTIEIIAGEKAGIMKPNVPCVIAPQEKSIMNTLEYHAINKKSPLYRGGFEWNCKKKNNKMVFQSAIQSIEFPLPSLKGDHQIINAGNAIAACSILSGKYGFDIGEEDITSGLQCTYWPARLERIKEGNLISLLPKDWQLFLDGAHNNDGARVLFQWIKDNFAEGIYIIFGVTRNRNVEEFLEHLKPYIKLLCAVCVKSEPKATNTNLIREKANNIGIKAIECESIGDAISNHILKASIQNVKTILICGSLFLARDFAMENTNFNDIN